Proteins encoded together in one Formosa sp. Hel3_A1_48 window:
- a CDS encoding bifunctional 4-hydroxy-2-oxoglutarate aldolase/2-dehydro-3-deoxy-phosphogluconate aldolase: MKKNTFNLKSFNSLPIIGILRHFSLEEIRPIIPIYLAAGFTTVEITMNTENVLKIITSLKQDFPSLNVGAGTVCSISDLEKALEAGASFIVTPITSTNIINHCVKEQIPIFPGAYSPTEIHLAYSLGATAVKVFPATQLGPTYIKDILGPLNNIKLLPTGGVTKENLISFLNAGAFGVGMGNSLFDKALIKTKDYNYLENHFNQIASIVKSKI, from the coding sequence AAATCCTTTAACTCCTTACCAATTATTGGAATTTTAAGGCATTTTAGTCTTGAAGAGATTAGACCTATCATTCCCATTTACCTCGCGGCGGGGTTTACGACAGTTGAGATCACTATGAATACAGAAAATGTTTTGAAAATAATTACTAGTTTAAAACAAGATTTTCCTAGTCTAAACGTAGGAGCTGGTACTGTATGTTCCATATCTGATTTGGAAAAAGCACTTGAAGCTGGTGCTTCATTTATTGTCACTCCTATAACTTCTACAAATATCATAAATCATTGTGTAAAGGAACAGATCCCTATTTTTCCGGGGGCTTACTCTCCTACAGAAATTCACTTGGCTTACAGCCTTGGAGCCACAGCCGTAAAAGTTTTTCCAGCCACTCAACTTGGGCCTACATACATCAAAGATATACTTGGGCCATTAAACAATATTAAATTATTACCGACGGGTGGCGTCACAAAAGAAAATCTAATATCTTTTTTGAATGCTGGGGCTTTTGGCGTAGGAATGGGAAATTCACTTTTTGACAAAGCCTTAATCAAAACCAAAGACTATAATTACCTCGAAAATCATTTCAATCAAATTGCAAGTATTGTAAAATCAAAAATATAA
- a CDS encoding sulfatase: MKFYFILLLSVSCLLGVSCQNQHTKPNILLIMVDDLNDYQGVFGGHPQAKTPNIDKLTTAGTRFVNAHTNVPVCSPSRNSFFTGVYPHRSRDFGWTPHFKQHVLKNHKTFIELFKENGYKTLGTGKLLHVNVKSYWDKWGVPERFNYGPHAYSGIDQNGKRLMGHSSVPEPFRSINIIDGSFAPLSDTPVVTDSLGKLKTTGWTYGKKTYRYVNDNDRDLMPDEQHALWISEQLKSYHSSEPFFMAVGFVNPHTPLYAPKKYFDLFPLEEIVLPKIKEGDINDTNYRNVYPDTEMGISYFQKLKQAYPNDNEGLKRFLQAYLACVSFMDDQVGVVLEALDKSKFKDNTIVVLVSDHGWQMGEKDYLYKNSPWERSTRIPFIIKDPRNSVKNTPVSHPVSLIDIFPTLVDLCQLEGDLTKNEKKFELDGNSLKPFLNNPNTNRWSGQNGVLTVLGVGVNTPIEGLGYNKNKAAPWHIEIEGDLDKSYIYKQNYSYRTKDWRYILYRDGSEELYHTSVDPNEWHNLANDNNFDKEKISLKAQLTSIINKN, translated from the coding sequence ATGAAATTTTATTTTATTTTGCTTTTAAGTGTAAGCTGTCTTTTAGGAGTTAGTTGTCAAAATCAACACACAAAACCCAATATACTGTTGATTATGGTTGACGATTTAAACGACTATCAAGGTGTGTTTGGCGGTCATCCTCAAGCCAAAACTCCTAATATTGATAAACTTACAACAGCCGGAACACGATTTGTTAACGCACATACCAATGTTCCTGTTTGTTCGCCGTCAAGAAATAGTTTTTTTACGGGCGTTTACCCACATCGTTCGAGAGACTTTGGATGGACCCCTCATTTCAAACAACATGTTCTAAAAAACCATAAAACATTTATAGAACTCTTCAAAGAGAATGGGTATAAAACACTTGGTACTGGCAAATTGCTACACGTGAATGTAAAATCCTATTGGGACAAATGGGGGGTTCCAGAAAGATTCAATTACGGCCCTCATGCCTACAGTGGTATAGATCAAAATGGAAAACGACTCATGGGACACTCTTCTGTACCAGAGCCTTTTAGAAGTATTAATATAATAGATGGATCTTTTGCACCATTGTCTGATACGCCTGTTGTGACAGATTCGTTGGGAAAACTCAAAACCACAGGCTGGACCTATGGAAAAAAAACCTATCGATATGTTAACGATAATGACCGCGACTTAATGCCTGACGAGCAACATGCACTGTGGATTTCAGAGCAATTAAAATCTTATCATTCATCTGAACCCTTTTTTATGGCTGTTGGTTTTGTAAATCCACATACTCCTTTGTACGCCCCGAAAAAATACTTTGACCTGTTCCCTTTAGAAGAAATTGTGCTTCCAAAAATTAAAGAAGGTGATATCAATGACACCAATTACAGAAATGTTTATCCAGATACTGAAATGGGAATAAGCTATTTTCAAAAATTGAAACAAGCCTACCCAAATGATAATGAAGGACTAAAACGCTTCTTACAAGCTTATCTAGCTTGTGTTAGCTTTATGGATGATCAGGTTGGAGTGGTATTAGAGGCCTTAGATAAAAGCAAGTTTAAAGACAATACAATTGTTGTTTTAGTTAGTGATCATGGTTGGCAAATGGGGGAAAAAGATTATTTGTACAAGAACTCCCCCTGGGAAAGAAGTACGAGAATACCATTTATAATTAAGGACCCTAGAAACTCTGTTAAAAATACACCTGTATCTCATCCCGTTTCCTTAATTGATATATTTCCGACATTAGTAGATCTATGTCAACTTGAGGGAGATTTAACAAAAAATGAAAAGAAATTTGAATTGGATGGAAATAGTCTGAAACCATTTCTTAATAATCCAAACACAAACCGTTGGAGTGGTCAAAATGGGGTGCTAACCGTTTTGGGCGTTGGTGTCAATACCCCAATTGAGGGATTGGGGTACAACAAAAATAAAGCAGCTCCTTGGCACATCGAAATAGAAGGTGATTTGGATAAATCCTACATCTACAAACAAAACTATTCATACAGAACTAAAGATTGGCGCTATATTCTATACCGCGATGGCTCAGAAGAACTTTATCACACAAGTGTCGATCCTAACGAATGGCACAATCTTGCTAATGATAATAATTTTGATAAAGAAAAAATTAGTTTAAAGGCCCAACTCACCTCTATTATTAACAAAAATTAG
- a CDS encoding T9SS type A sorting domain-containing protein: MKQFYIFTFLLCVGITQRAHAQQTIFSDDFESGYTNEADLAGVNGWQVFANATAIVKSVNNNGAGFNGSDWYADIRNDGHQVIQQVLALIAGETYEFKAQAKKTGAWASLKIGAYDLSGTSGTNTVLIIESASSVGVGYAEKTISFTAGYSGNHAFRFTKGDGATATAQVQIDNVEITCTTCTPASVDDFNKLKFTISPNPAQDIVRVTSNDILEKMELYSLTGAKILEVKGNNYINMNGISSGIYLLKVHSDNGSVATKKLIKN; this comes from the coding sequence ATGAAACAATTTTACATTTTTACATTTTTGCTATGTGTTGGGATTACACAAAGGGCTCACGCTCAACAAACTATTTTTTCAGATGATTTTGAAAGCGGTTACACAAATGAAGCTGATTTAGCGGGTGTCAATGGTTGGCAAGTTTTCGCAAATGCTACTGCAATTGTCAAGTCAGTTAATAATAATGGTGCTGGTTTTAATGGTTCAGATTGGTATGCTGATATTAGAAATGATGGACATCAAGTAATTCAACAAGTCCTTGCGTTAATTGCAGGAGAAACTTACGAATTTAAAGCACAAGCCAAGAAAACTGGGGCTTGGGCATCGTTGAAAATTGGAGCTTATGATCTTAGTGGTACTAGTGGTACTAATACAGTTTTGATAATCGAATCTGCTAGTTCAGTCGGTGTGGGATATGCTGAAAAAACAATATCATTTACGGCGGGTTATAGTGGAAATCATGCATTTCGATTTACGAAAGGTGATGGTGCTACTGCTACTGCTCAAGTTCAAATTGATAATGTTGAAATTACATGCACCACGTGTACCCCTGCTTCTGTAGATGACTTCAACAAATTAAAATTTACAATTTCTCCAAATCCAGCACAAGATATTGTAAGAGTGACATCCAATGACATTTTGGAAAAAATGGAACTATATTCTCTTACTGGTGCCAAAATACTTGAAGTCAAAGGGAATAATTATATTAATATGAATGGCATTAGCTCTGGTATTTATTTATTAAAAGTCCACTCTGATAATGGAAGTGTTGCTACAAAAAAATTGATTAAAAACTAA
- a CDS encoding Dabb family protein: MYKHIVLWKLKKQPEEMTHAELAQEVKRRLDELPTHIPEIKQYETAINIGDYNACFYDVSLISSFDNKDDFWAYTKYPIHDKVVHYIQSVTVSEQIVDYEL; encoded by the coding sequence ATGTACAAACACATAGTCCTTTGGAAATTAAAAAAACAGCCAGAGGAAATGACACATGCAGAGCTTGCGCAAGAGGTCAAACGCCGCTTGGACGAATTACCAACTCATATTCCAGAAATTAAGCAGTATGAAACGGCGATAAATATTGGGGATTACAACGCTTGTTTTTATGATGTTAGTTTGATAAGTAGCTTTGATAACAAAGATGATTTTTGGGCCTACACAAAATATCCAATACACGACAAGGTTGTCCATTACATACAAAGTGTTACTGTAAGTGAGCAGATTGTTGACTATGAGTTGTAA
- a CDS encoding mandelate racemase/muconate lactonizing enzyme family protein, translated as MKITNVETFILKDKLSKSFFFSQWEYSERCVCLVKITASDGTIGWGEGYGPAAVIESGINLLRPIIINQNPLENEVIWNQMYRKTLDYARKGVLVASMSAIDIAIWDLKGKLLGLPVSTLLGGAHRKSIKPYATGLYFTDKENPSKNFEKEVNDYLQRGFKAIKMKVGLGVETDVKHVKKMRQLIGDDIQLMVDSNHAYTLSEATVLAKKIEPYNISWFEEPISPEFYEQYHELRLKTSIPIAGGECEYLRFGFQQLLKHKSVDIIQPDICATGGLTEAKRIASLASTYGVDIVPHTWGTSIGIHVALHFIANLESIPGRMNDADFLIEYDQTENSLREELTSPPIEMINGMISIPTAPGLGIEVDESALLKYCISKDLIPKFILE; from the coding sequence ATGAAAATTACAAATGTTGAAACCTTTATCCTAAAAGATAAGTTATCTAAAAGTTTTTTCTTTTCACAATGGGAATACTCTGAGCGTTGCGTCTGTTTAGTCAAAATAACGGCTTCTGATGGCACCATTGGCTGGGGTGAAGGATATGGTCCAGCCGCCGTTATCGAATCGGGAATTAACCTATTGCGTCCTATAATTATTAATCAAAATCCACTTGAGAATGAAGTTATATGGAATCAGATGTACCGCAAAACATTGGATTATGCCCGAAAAGGCGTTTTAGTAGCTTCAATGAGTGCTATAGACATAGCCATTTGGGATTTAAAAGGTAAATTATTGGGGCTTCCCGTTTCGACACTTTTGGGTGGTGCACACAGAAAATCAATTAAGCCATATGCTACAGGACTTTATTTTACGGACAAAGAAAATCCCTCCAAAAATTTTGAAAAAGAGGTTAATGATTATCTCCAACGAGGGTTTAAGGCCATTAAAATGAAAGTTGGTCTCGGGGTAGAAACAGATGTCAAACATGTAAAAAAAATGCGGCAACTTATTGGAGATGACATTCAATTGATGGTCGATTCAAATCACGCCTATACACTGAGTGAAGCGACAGTACTTGCAAAAAAAATTGAACCCTATAATATTTCTTGGTTTGAAGAGCCCATTTCACCTGAGTTTTATGAACAGTACCATGAATTAAGATTAAAGACCTCTATCCCAATTGCTGGTGGTGAGTGTGAATATTTAAGATTTGGATTTCAACAACTGCTTAAACATAAATCTGTTGATATCATACAACCTGATATTTGTGCGACTGGAGGACTTACAGAGGCCAAAAGAATTGCCAGTCTTGCATCCACTTACGGCGTTGATATTGTACCCCATACTTGGGGAACATCCATAGGTATTCATGTAGCACTTCATTTTATTGCTAATCTTGAATCCATTCCAGGGCGTATGAACGATGCTGATTTTTTAATTGAATACGATCAAACTGAAAATTCGCTAAGAGAGGAACTCACAAGTCCACCAATTGAAATGATTAATGGAATGATTAGTATTCCTACCGCACCTGGATTAGGAATTGAAGTTGATGAAAGTGCTTTATTAAAATATTGTATTTCTAAAGATTTAATTCCAAAATTTATTTTGGAGTGA
- a CDS encoding NAD-dependent succinate-semialdehyde dehydrogenase, which translates to MKTEHFGYKKLYIHGQLIDAESGKRECVICPATGQSIAEIAVAGINDTHKALNSSKEGFKYWSRLTLAERTAWMHKLRTAILSKEKELRLAIIHEMGKTYAGSFEDIEALTNALEWYPNAMKNFREEQIPDYENTHTHKMFHQPAGVAVAYLAWNFPLLNVGFKIGPALAAGCSLIIKPSYKSPLSAYILGEILHDIKFPPGVINILCGPREEVASIMTKSKIPAVITMIGSTKSGKKVISESTTTIKKLGMELGGNAPFIVFEDADFDKAIDIGIGLKFGNSGQICVAANRFLIEETLHKRFISEYIERVKQLKLGFGFDENPDMGPMIDKRARDHMFELIQDALEKGAVLEYGGKIPENYDEGFWMEPTVLSNVTPNMRVFREEIFGPIAAFMTFNSDEEVLKLANDTEFGLASYLFTNDHKRIQRFSEELEFGEIQINGVKYAIYLPHGGIKESGIGHDCSHLALEDYIVKKRISAAL; encoded by the coding sequence ATGAAAACAGAACATTTTGGTTACAAAAAATTATATATCCACGGTCAATTAATTGATGCAGAAAGTGGGAAAAGAGAGTGCGTTATCTGTCCTGCAACTGGCCAATCCATTGCCGAGATTGCTGTTGCTGGTATAAATGACACTCACAAAGCTCTAAATTCGTCAAAAGAGGGCTTTAAATATTGGTCGCGTCTTACCTTAGCTGAGAGAACAGCTTGGATGCATAAACTTAGAACTGCAATACTCTCAAAAGAAAAAGAACTTCGTTTAGCAATCATTCATGAAATGGGTAAAACCTATGCAGGATCTTTCGAAGATATTGAAGCACTAACCAATGCCTTAGAATGGTATCCAAATGCTATGAAAAATTTTAGAGAGGAACAAATTCCAGACTACGAAAACACACACACCCATAAAATGTTTCATCAACCTGCTGGCGTGGCTGTTGCTTACTTGGCTTGGAATTTTCCGTTGCTTAATGTAGGCTTTAAAATTGGTCCTGCACTAGCAGCTGGTTGTTCATTAATTATTAAACCATCCTATAAATCTCCACTATCGGCCTATATTCTTGGTGAAATTTTACACGACATTAAATTTCCGCCCGGCGTCATTAACATCCTATGTGGTCCAAGAGAAGAAGTGGCAAGTATAATGACTAAAAGTAAGATCCCGGCAGTAATCACAATGATTGGTTCCACAAAATCAGGGAAAAAAGTCATTTCTGAAAGTACAACCACAATTAAAAAATTAGGCATGGAATTGGGGGGCAATGCACCATTTATAGTCTTTGAAGATGCAGATTTTGATAAGGCCATAGACATCGGTATTGGCTTGAAATTTGGTAATTCTGGGCAAATTTGCGTGGCAGCTAATCGTTTTTTGATTGAGGAAACTCTACATAAGCGTTTTATTTCAGAATATATTGAGCGTGTAAAACAATTAAAGCTCGGATTTGGATTTGATGAAAATCCAGATATGGGTCCAATGATTGACAAAAGAGCTAGAGACCATATGTTTGAACTAATTCAAGATGCTTTAGAAAAAGGTGCCGTACTAGAATATGGTGGTAAAATACCTGAAAATTATGATGAGGGATTTTGGATGGAACCTACTGTATTGTCTAACGTAACACCAAATATGCGGGTTTTTAGAGAGGAAATATTTGGTCCAATTGCCGCTTTTATGACCTTTAATTCAGATGAAGAAGTTTTAAAATTAGCCAATGATACAGAATTTGGATTGGCATCTTATCTTTTTACCAATGACCACAAAAGAATACAACGATTTAGTGAAGAATTAGAGTTTGGGGAAATTCAAATCAACGGAGTGAAATATGCAATATATCTTCCTCATGGTGGTATAAAAGAGAGTGGGATTGGCCATGACTGTTCACACCTAGCACTTGAGGATTATATCGTAAAAAAACGCATTTCAGCAGCATTATAA
- a CDS encoding L-rhamnose/proton symporter RhaT, which produces MELFFPFLLIIFASVFQGSFGLGMKYMEPLKWESWWLIHVTIAMIIIPVTWAFIVVPDFALVLKEAFTNPDLSTVVYSAMFFGFLWGIGGILFGVSVPYIGLSLTMGIVMGLAGSVGALIPFFQMENAIESVQFPYVISGLIITLIGVALTAKAGIDKDKLVNSNEGEKSSIVKGISIAVACGILSALLNVGFVKATPVAELAERFGSIERNASLAAWVIVLLGAFLMNAGYAIFLLFKNNTWYNFKVNQSAKSYKWAILSSVFWFGALGVYGQGAALIGPIGQVIGWPMLLGLSLIVSNFWAYKAGEWQNAKKPFRILFFGLVILILASVVLGYSNSVT; this is translated from the coding sequence ATGGAACTATTTTTTCCTTTTTTACTTATCATATTTGCAAGCGTATTTCAAGGCTCCTTTGGTCTAGGAATGAAGTATATGGAACCCTTAAAATGGGAATCTTGGTGGCTCATCCATGTTACAATTGCAATGATTATTATTCCAGTGACTTGGGCATTCATTGTAGTTCCAGATTTTGCACTGGTATTGAAAGAAGCATTTACAAATCCTGATTTAAGTACTGTGGTATATTCCGCAATGTTCTTTGGTTTTTTATGGGGCATTGGAGGAATATTGTTTGGAGTGAGTGTACCCTATATCGGGCTATCCCTAACAATGGGCATTGTGATGGGGCTTGCAGGTTCTGTTGGCGCTTTGATTCCGTTTTTTCAGATGGAAAATGCCATAGAAAGTGTTCAATTTCCTTATGTGATTTCAGGACTAATCATCACATTGATTGGAGTGGCATTGACCGCAAAAGCAGGAATTGATAAAGATAAATTAGTCAATAGTAATGAGGGGGAAAAATCATCGATTGTCAAGGGAATTTCTATCGCAGTGGCTTGTGGTATTTTATCCGCTTTACTGAACGTTGGTTTTGTCAAAGCAACTCCTGTTGCAGAACTTGCTGAGCGTTTTGGATCAATTGAACGCAATGCTAGTTTAGCGGCTTGGGTTATTGTTTTGCTTGGGGCCTTTCTAATGAATGCTGGATATGCAATTTTTCTACTGTTTAAAAATAATACTTGGTATAATTTTAAGGTTAATCAATCCGCAAAATCATATAAATGGGCCATACTATCAAGTGTCTTTTGGTTTGGCGCACTTGGGGTATATGGACAAGGTGCTGCTTTAATTGGCCCCATAGGACAAGTTATTGGATGGCCTATGTTACTTGGACTATCACTAATTGTTAGTAATTTCTGGGCCTACAAAGCTGGTGAATGGCAAAATGCTAAAAAACCATTTAGAATTTTATTTTTTGGGCTAGTTATTTTAATTCTTGCGAGTGTAGTTCTTGGTTACTCAAACAGTGTAACATAA
- a CDS encoding AraC family transcriptional regulator, whose amino-acid sequence MKLKYKSTEESNFNSIYVKRKKSPYFGNDWHFHNEFELMYIIKGDGVRIVGDNMDYFNNEELVFIGSGVPHVFKNEMNNFQDEVDYIVVKFNRTIGGQDIFRIPELSSINNFLKRSNKGLIFPKSTARSLKKQLLKLSKSKNESRIILLLKILKTLSSHKNYHELSSDNFIMKDGSATKDRTKKVINYISENYNKNISLEDLASVSYMTTNSFCRYFKNRTGKTAFQFIREYRINKACQMLINGEKNVSQVCFDTGFNSLSSFNRVFKSLKHISASEYKSRYSDLNLKHFEKA is encoded by the coding sequence TTGAAACTAAAGTATAAATCTACTGAAGAATCAAACTTTAATTCCATATACGTCAAACGAAAAAAATCACCCTACTTCGGAAATGATTGGCATTTTCATAATGAATTTGAGTTGATGTACATTATTAAAGGGGACGGAGTTCGTATTGTTGGTGATAATATGGACTATTTCAACAATGAAGAGCTTGTTTTTATAGGCAGTGGTGTACCTCACGTTTTTAAAAATGAAATGAATAACTTTCAAGACGAGGTTGATTATATTGTGGTAAAGTTCAACCGCACTATTGGCGGTCAAGATATTTTCAGAATCCCTGAACTATCTTCAATAAATAATTTTCTAAAACGATCTAATAAAGGGTTAATTTTTCCTAAATCAACAGCTCGCAGTTTAAAAAAACAATTGCTAAAATTATCAAAAAGTAAAAATGAAAGTCGAATTATTTTGCTTCTTAAAATACTAAAAACTCTTTCAAGCCATAAAAATTATCATGAATTATCATCTGACAATTTTATAATGAAAGATGGATCGGCTACTAAAGACCGAACTAAAAAGGTAATTAATTACATATCAGAAAATTACAATAAAAATATATCACTTGAAGATCTTGCCTCAGTTTCATACATGACTACAAATTCTTTTTGTAGATATTTTAAAAACAGAACAGGCAAAACAGCTTTTCAATTTATACGCGAATATAGGATAAATAAGGCTTGCCAAATGCTAATTAATGGTGAAAAAAATGTATCTCAAGTTTGTTTTGATACTGGATTTAATTCACTCTCTAGTTTTAATAGGGTATTTAAGTCATTAAAACATATTTCCGCCTCAGAATACAAATCAAGGTATTCCGATTTGAATTTAAAACACTTTGAAAAGGCTTGA
- a CDS encoding sulfatase: MKSKYCFALFYFIVFNAFAQEKTNVLMIVLDDLNDYVGVMGGHPQAQTPNIDQLANQGILFSNAHSNVPVCSPSRASFMTGILPTTSKNWGFGNWLKNEIQVNSQSIPEYFKTNGYSTYKTGKVFHVDKRGVWDELGQVSDYGPMAFDGENAALHPSCPEAMGTLGPLDSTFASLQDVPMVKPTDSTSGYTGWFNTHWKTRGPFRYNNDEDRDLLTDEKSVQWAINTLQKIESTKNHQPFLMALGIIRPHTPLVVPQKYFDLFPIKDVQIPILLQNDKDDTFLGVGSDKEPRGRMAFRTLTESYSTKELALRTYTQAYLASVAFADDMVGQVMNALDQSKLSENTMVILFSDHGYNLGEKDYLFKYSLWEESTKVPLIIRHSDYDHNAGKTVSHPVSLVDIFPTLNDLCGLEGDTKLNEKGAEIDGHSLKPFLENPETSLWEGPSVALTVIASWKSKNPKNQHLSVRSKNFRYIRYQNGAEELYDHRIDPFEWANISEVSKYQDVKAELRIALDNFFVK; the protein is encoded by the coding sequence ATGAAATCAAAGTACTGCTTTGCACTATTCTATTTTATTGTTTTCAATGCTTTTGCACAAGAAAAAACAAATGTTCTAATGATTGTTTTAGATGATCTTAACGATTACGTTGGGGTCATGGGTGGGCATCCACAAGCCCAAACACCAAATATCGATCAACTGGCTAATCAAGGTATTTTATTTAGTAATGCGCATTCAAATGTCCCTGTTTGCTCTCCCTCTAGAGCCAGTTTTATGACTGGGATATTGCCCACAACCTCTAAAAATTGGGGTTTTGGGAACTGGCTAAAAAATGAAATACAAGTCAATAGCCAATCCATTCCAGAATATTTTAAAACAAATGGATACAGTACCTACAAAACTGGTAAGGTTTTTCATGTCGACAAAAGAGGGGTTTGGGATGAGCTTGGTCAAGTTTCAGATTATGGGCCAATGGCTTTTGACGGAGAAAATGCAGCATTACACCCAAGTTGCCCTGAAGCTATGGGAACGCTTGGGCCATTAGATTCTACTTTTGCTTCCCTTCAAGATGTTCCAATGGTAAAACCGACTGATTCTACTTCTGGTTATACTGGCTGGTTTAATACTCACTGGAAAACTAGGGGCCCATTTCGTTATAATAACGATGAGGATCGCGATTTACTGACGGATGAAAAAAGTGTACAATGGGCCATTAATACATTACAGAAAATAGAGTCTACAAAAAACCACCAACCTTTTTTAATGGCCTTAGGGATTATTAGACCTCATACACCATTGGTCGTCCCTCAAAAATATTTTGACCTATTTCCCATTAAAGATGTTCAGATACCAATTTTATTACAAAATGACAAAGACGATACGTTTTTAGGGGTTGGTTCAGACAAAGAACCCCGTGGACGAATGGCTTTTAGAACTTTAACAGAATCCTATTCAACAAAAGAGTTAGCTCTCAGAACTTACACGCAAGCTTACTTGGCAAGTGTGGCTTTTGCAGATGACATGGTTGGTCAAGTCATGAATGCCTTGGATCAATCAAAATTAAGTGAAAATACAATGGTTATATTGTTTAGTGACCATGGTTATAATTTGGGAGAAAAAGATTATTTATTTAAATATTCTCTATGGGAAGAAAGTACTAAAGTCCCTCTAATTATTAGGCATTCTGATTATGACCACAATGCAGGTAAAACAGTGTCTCATCCTGTAAGCCTTGTGGATATTTTCCCAACATTAAACGATTTATGTGGTTTGGAGGGCGATACAAAGCTTAATGAGAAAGGCGCAGAGATAGATGGCCACAGCTTAAAACCATTTTTAGAAAATCCTGAAACTAGTCTTTGGGAAGGTCCTTCCGTAGCATTAACCGTTATAGCAAGTTGGAAATCTAAAAATCCAAAAAATCAACATTTATCGGTACGATCTAAAAATTTTAGGTATATCCGTTATCAAAATGGTGCAGAGGAACTCTATGACCATCGAATTGACCCGTTTGAGTGGGCAAATATTTCAGAGGTTTCAAAATATCAAGATGTTAAAGCTGAATTACGTATTGCTTTGGATAATTTTTTTGTGAAATAG